Proteins from a single region of Catenulispora acidiphila DSM 44928:
- the nuoK gene encoding NADH-quinone oxidoreductase subunit NuoK — protein sequence MNPDNYLFLSALLFTIGAFGVLIRRNAIVVFMCVELMLNAVNLSLVTFSRLHGDLTGQVIAFFTMVVAAAEVVVGLAIIVSVFRTRRSASVDDANLLKY from the coding sequence ATGAATCCCGACAATTACCTCTTCCTGTCGGCGCTCCTGTTCACGATCGGCGCCTTCGGGGTCCTGATCCGCCGGAACGCCATCGTGGTCTTCATGTGCGTGGAGCTCATGCTCAACGCCGTGAACCTCTCGCTGGTGACCTTCTCCCGCCTGCACGGCGACCTCACCGGCCAGGTCATCGCCTTCTTCACGATGGTGGTCGCGGCCGCCGAGGTCGTGGTCGGGCTGGCCATCATCGTGTCCGTGTTCCGCACCCGCCGCTCGGCCTCGGTCGACGACGCAAACCTGCTGAAGTACTGA